In Betta splendens chromosome 19, fBetSpl5.4, whole genome shotgun sequence, the following proteins share a genomic window:
- the gsg1l2b gene encoding germ cell-specific gene 1-like protein has protein sequence MGIDRRRRASLALTLNFVALFLAVSALTTSYWCEGTRKVVKPFCTTVKQSFCIGYNSSSYNDTRTVQYIWETGEDKYVMRKFHTGIWFSCEQNINMSGEKCRSFIYVAPSNERGVLWLCIVAECLYILLLATGGILMSIEVCHFGNVIDGLKLNAFAAIFTVLSGLLGMVAHMMFTTAFQLTVSLGPEDWKPQTWDYSWSYILAWSSFTACMASSVTTINRYTKTILEFKHKRRNIEKNLKIKQKLLELDSPEQVWDMYISSVPSAAEELLDLSSNGRKLSSASIFLDLNDLPDPQGEEYC, from the exons ATGGGGATAGACCGGCGGCGGAGAGCATCGCTGGCTCTCACCTTGAACTTTGTCGCCTTGTTCCTCGCCGTGTCGGCTCTCACCACCAGCTACTGGTGCGAGGGCACGCGGAAGGTGGTGAAGCCGTTCTGCACCACCGTCAAGCAGTCGTTCTGCATCGGCTACAACAGCTCCAGCTACAACGACACGCGCACGGTGCAGTACATCTGGGAGACCGGCGAGGACAAGTACGTGATGAGGAAGTTCCACACGGGCATCTGGTTCTCCTGCGAGCAGAACATCAACATGTCCG GTGAAAAATGCAGAAGTTTCATTTACGTTGCACCTTCAAATGAAAGAG GAGTGCTGTGGCTGTGCATTGTTGCAGAGTGCCTGTACATCCTCCTCCTGGCCACCGGCGGCATCCTCATGTCCATAGAGGTGTGCCACTTCGGCAACGTTATCGATGGCCTCAAGCTTAACGCCTTCGCTGCCATATTCACTGTGCTCTCAG GTCTGCTGGGTATGGTGGCCCACATGATGTTCACCACAGCCTTCCAGCTGACCGTCAGCCTGGGCCCCGAGGACTGGAAGCCCCAGACCTGGGACTACAGCTGGTCGTACAT CCTGGCGTGGAGCTCCTTCACCGCCTGCATGGCCTCCTCCGTCACCACCATCAACCGCTACACCAAAACCATCCTGGAGTTCAAGCACAAGCGGCGGAACATCGAGAAGAACCTGAAGATcaagcagaagctgctggagctggactcCCCGGAGCAGGTGTGGGACATGTACATCAGCTCGGTGCCCAGCGCcgccgaggagctgctggacctgTCGTCCAACGGCCGCAAGCTCTCCAGCGCCTCCATCTTCCTGGACCTCAACGACCTCCCCGACCCCCAGGGGGAGGAGTACTGCTAG